The Panacibacter microcysteis genome includes a window with the following:
- a CDS encoding putative LPS assembly protein LptD yields MATTRYKTNIKYIVLPVLAMLLTAITFITDGKYKTPKPFFKLLTAGSDTTIKGDTVPPKVKDTSLRIITDTFGAGDTAKNIVTVDTLSFSKDSIESPIKYSAEDSGVLVIDKKQFMLYGKAKAENEGLALDANTIIYDQATEVITAYGGTDTSLGALNKPKLTQEGTESISDTIQFNLNSQRGLTKNTYLKQDELFVNAERFKKITKDEGFGYRTRFTTCNLDTPHFDFRAKKIKIINDKIAVSGPAYPEFEGVPMPVAIPFGIFPLKRGRHSGLLPPSFASSQDFGLGLENMGFYKVLGDNYDVTIRGNLYTYGGWSVNITPDYYKRYKYKGNLNLAIQKTKILNSSASAKEEFSTTNSFFITWTHNKDSKARPGTNFSASVRAGSTKYNQFVTNNSYTNFQNQLSSSITWSKMWSQGKYNLNISANHDQNNNLGLINLRIPTVNFSTTTLYPLQPKEFVGTPKWYQKLGVSYTGTVLNQISFYDSAFSTRQLLDTALWGFEHRLPLTLTLPQLGPFTISPSISYSERWYGQMLLKNWNEAVDSLETRIQRGFYTAREVTFGVSANTRIFGTFNFKSKTIKALRHEIKPFISMNYKPDLVSQYYKRVKIDAKGTETTYSVFQNGVLGNYSQGKFGGISFGLDNLFEMKVKDKKDTAASATKKIRLIDGLGVTGGYNLIADSLNWSPFSFSLRSTLFEKINITGSASMDPYGVDSFGRRVNRLLWKDGKVGRLTNGSLAISTSLKSKSKDGKTDQERVPVDETLTPDEQMRQLEYVRNNPSEFVDFDIPWNVSLSFSLSFYRTLASNLRDYTTTINSNLSVNGDFSLTPKWKIGGNTYFDFKQAKISQLSMFITREMHCWQMSINVTPVGLYRSFNVSISPKSGILRDLKINRSRFFYNQ; encoded by the coding sequence ATGGCGACGACTCGTTACAAAACTAATATAAAATATATTGTACTGCCGGTACTGGCCATGCTATTAACTGCAATAACGTTCATTACGGATGGTAAGTACAAAACTCCAAAACCTTTTTTCAAATTATTAACAGCTGGCAGCGATACAACGATCAAGGGGGATACTGTGCCGCCAAAAGTGAAAGATACAAGTTTACGTATTATTACAGACACATTTGGTGCCGGTGATACGGCTAAAAATATTGTTACAGTTGATACCCTCAGCTTTTCAAAAGACTCTATTGAGTCGCCTATAAAATACAGTGCAGAAGATTCGGGCGTGCTGGTAATTGATAAGAAACAGTTTATGCTTTACGGAAAAGCTAAAGCAGAAAATGAAGGCCTGGCACTGGATGCAAACACCATTATATATGACCAGGCAACAGAAGTTATAACGGCATACGGCGGAACAGATACTTCCCTGGGTGCATTGAATAAACCCAAGCTTACACAGGAAGGTACAGAATCCATAAGTGATACCATTCAGTTTAACCTAAATAGCCAGCGGGGTCTTACAAAGAACACTTATTTAAAGCAGGATGAGCTTTTTGTAAATGCAGAACGGTTCAAAAAGATTACCAAAGATGAGGGTTTTGGTTACCGCACCAGGTTTACCACCTGTAACCTGGATACGCCACACTTCGACTTCAGGGCTAAAAAGATCAAGATCATCAATGATAAGATTGCCGTTTCCGGGCCGGCATACCCGGAATTTGAAGGCGTGCCAATGCCGGTAGCTATTCCGTTTGGTATTTTTCCGCTAAAGCGTGGCAGGCATTCAGGGTTATTGCCACCATCATTTGCATCAAGCCAGGATTTTGGCTTAGGCCTCGAAAATATGGGATTCTATAAGGTGTTGGGCGACAATTACGACGTTACGATCCGCGGTAACCTTTATACCTACGGCGGCTGGAGTGTGAACATTACACCTGATTATTACAAACGCTATAAATACAAAGGCAACCTTAACCTCGCTATACAGAAAACCAAAATTCTTAATAGTTCAGCATCTGCCAAGGAAGAGTTTAGTACCACAAACAGTTTTTTTATTACGTGGACACACAACAAAGATTCAAAAGCCCGGCCAGGAACCAATTTTTCTGCAAGCGTTCGGGCAGGTAGTACAAAATACAACCAGTTTGTAACCAATAACAGTTATACCAATTTCCAAAACCAGTTAAGTTCTTCTATCACATGGTCTAAGATGTGGAGCCAGGGCAAATACAATCTAAATATCTCTGCCAACCACGATCAGAACAACAACCTTGGTTTGATCAACCTGCGTATACCAACAGTAAACTTTAGTACCACCACTTTGTATCCTTTACAACCAAAAGAATTTGTAGGCACACCAAAGTGGTATCAAAAGCTTGGTGTATCTTATACAGGAACCGTATTAAACCAAATATCATTTTACGATTCGGCATTTAGCACAAGACAACTACTGGACACAGCATTATGGGGTTTTGAACACAGGTTGCCACTTACACTTACATTGCCGCAACTGGGCCCGTTTACGATAAGCCCAAGTATTTCATATTCTGAAAGATGGTATGGCCAAATGCTGCTGAAAAACTGGAATGAAGCTGTAGACAGCCTTGAAACACGCATTCAGCGCGGATTTTATACTGCACGGGAAGTTACATTCGGTGTGTCTGCAAACACGAGGATTTTTGGTACGTTCAATTTTAAATCCAAAACAATTAAAGCATTGCGGCACGAGATTAAGCCATTTATCTCGATGAACTATAAACCAGATTTGGTAAGTCAGTATTACAAAAGAGTAAAAATAGATGCAAAAGGAACGGAAACAACATATTCCGTTTTCCAGAACGGTGTGTTGGGTAACTATAGCCAGGGAAAATTTGGCGGCATCAGCTTTGGACTGGACAATCTTTTTGAAATGAAGGTGAAGGATAAAAAAGATACGGCTGCTTCAGCAACAAAGAAGATCAGGCTTATTGACGGGCTGGGCGTAACAGGTGGCTATAACCTGATTGCAGATTCTTTAAACTGGAGCCCTTTTAGTTTTAGCCTTCGCAGCACCTTATTTGAAAAAATAAACATTACGGGTAGTGCGTCCATGGACCCATATGGTGTTGACTCTTTTGGCAGAAGGGTGAACAGGCTGTTGTGGAAAGACGGTAAAGTTGGCCGCTTAACAAACGGAAGCCTGGCTATTTCTACGTCATTAAAGAGCAAATCCAAAGATGGTAAAACAGACCAGGAGCGTGTGCCCGTTGATGAGACGCTTACTCCGGATGAGCAAATGCGGCAACTGGAATATGTGCGCAATAACCCTTCTGAGTTTGTAGATTTTGATATACCCTGGAATGTATCGCTTTCTTTTTCACTTAGCTTTTACCGTACGCTTGCTTCCAACCTAAGGGATTATACAACCACCATTAACAGTAACCTTAGTGTGAACGGGGACTTTAGTTTAACGCCAAAATGGAAAATTGGCGGTAATACTTATTTTGATTTTAAACAGGCTAAAATATCGCAGTTGTCGATGTTTATTACCCGTGAAATGCACTGCTGGCAGATGTCTATTAATGTAACGCCTGTGGGTTTGTACCGTTCATTTAACGTTTCCATCAGCCCCAAATCCGGTATACTGCGTGATCTCAAGATCAACCGTTCAAGATTCTTCTATAACCAATAA
- a CDS encoding N-acetylmuramoyl-L-alanine amidase family protein produces the protein MLTKKIFFAALTGCVFLFSSFTVSNGKPAPIQKQRIRTIVVDAGHGGEDAGAKGSYSYEKDLTLQIAIKLEKTLQMAMPDVKVIMTRTTDVFDNPREKADKANNSKGDLFISIHCDAAPAQKHSEITGYKTQTYYTGKGKNRKKRTRKVPTYRTWYTPNPAKGASTYIWAVHKNEDKELAMRENESLYIDSTMSTQIEDFDPNAPEKLILYRLKTQQYFERSASLALTVEEEFQSIGRAVRGALQRQVGIWVLQAVAMPSILVETGYITNPEEEEYLNSDKGQQETADAITKAVQRYRYSLENP, from the coding sequence ATGCTTACCAAAAAAATCTTCTTTGCAGCGCTTACAGGTTGTGTTTTTCTATTTTCTTCTTTTACAGTAAGCAATGGCAAACCCGCCCCTATTCAAAAACAAAGAATAAGAACAATCGTGGTAGATGCCGGCCATGGCGGGGAAGATGCCGGTGCCAAAGGAAGCTACTCGTACGAAAAAGATCTTACCCTGCAAATAGCTATAAAACTGGAGAAAACTTTACAGATGGCTATGCCTGATGTAAAGGTTATCATGACAAGAACGACCGACGTTTTCGATAACCCCAGGGAAAAAGCAGATAAAGCCAACAATTCAAAAGGAGACCTTTTCATTTCCATACACTGCGATGCTGCGCCTGCGCAAAAACACAGTGAGATCACCGGCTACAAAACACAAACTTATTATACCGGCAAAGGAAAAAACCGCAAAAAAAGAACACGTAAAGTACCTACTTACCGTACATGGTACACACCCAACCCGGCTAAAGGTGCTTCAACTTATATTTGGGCAGTACATAAAAACGAAGATAAAGAACTGGCCATGCGGGAGAATGAGTCTTTGTACATAGACAGTACCATGAGCACCCAGATTGAAGATTTTGACCCAAATGCACCTGAAAAACTGATACTCTACCGCTTAAAAACCCAGCAGTATTTTGAGCGCAGTGCCAGCCTTGCACTTACTGTAGAAGAAGAATTTCAAAGTATTGGCCGTGCTGTTCGCGGTGCATTGCAACGCCAGGTGGGCATATGGGTATTACAGGCCGTGGCCATGCCAAGCATACTGGTTGAAACAGGTTACATTACCAACCCCGAAGAAGAAGAATACCTTAACAGCGATAAAGGCCAGCAGGAAACTGCGGATGCCATCACCAAAGCAGTACAGCGCTATCGTTACTCGCTGGAAAATCCATAA
- a CDS encoding MlaD family protein: protein MKISNETKIGALTAIAITFLILGFNFLKGKSLFKTGTYLYANYTNLQELKPSNPVYFNGFQIGSVADIVAADENLTSVVVEIKLNEDYNIPANSVAEINGSLLGTPAIVIKPGTSTSYLKSEDTLTTRESKGLLGEIAGKLAPVSDQLQSTLKSLDSLLQNFNTILDPNTKGNLQSTLLNLNKATASIAVSAVSLQNMLNNQSGALSHTLNHLDSFSGNLAANNEKINNMLSNLEKTTDNLAKADIDGAINNLKGSVEKLNGVMTKVNSTDGTLGSLINSKEMYNNLNNTVRSLNILMDDLRAHPKRYVNISVFGKKDKGDYLTAPLADSTSPEKK, encoded by the coding sequence GTGAAAATATCCAACGAAACAAAAATCGGCGCGCTAACTGCAATAGCCATTACTTTTTTAATACTGGGTTTTAATTTTTTGAAAGGGAAAAGTCTTTTTAAAACGGGCACTTACCTCTACGCAAATTATACCAACCTGCAGGAACTGAAACCATCGAACCCTGTTTATTTCAACGGTTTCCAGATAGGCTCTGTAGCAGACATTGTGGCGGCAGATGAAAACCTTACTTCTGTTGTAGTTGAAATAAAACTGAATGAAGATTACAACATACCTGCCAATTCTGTTGCTGAAATAAACGGCTCTTTGCTTGGCACACCGGCCATTGTAATAAAACCAGGTACCAGCACCAGCTATTTAAAAAGCGAGGATACGCTTACAACCCGCGAATCGAAAGGGCTGCTGGGTGAAATTGCAGGCAAGCTTGCACCAGTGTCTGACCAGTTGCAATCCACCCTAAAATCGCTGGATTCTTTGTTGCAAAACTTTAATACGATATTAGACCCCAACACGAAAGGCAACCTGCAAAGCACATTGCTCAACCTGAACAAGGCAACAGCGAGCATTGCGGTATCTGCCGTTTCGTTACAAAACATGTTGAATAACCAGTCTGGTGCATTGAGCCATACACTCAACCACCTCGATAGCTTTTCAGGAAATCTTGCTGCCAATAATGAGAAGATCAACAACATGCTTTCTAACCTTGAAAAAACAACAGACAACCTTGCAAAAGCAGACATTGACGGCGCCATCAACAACCTGAAAGGCTCTGTTGAAAAACTGAATGGTGTAATGACAAAAGTTAATTCTACAGATGGTACGCTCGGCTCGCTCATCAACAGCAAAGAAATGTACAACAACCTTAACAATACCGTTAGAAGCCTGAATATATTAATGGACGACCTTCGTGCCCATCCCAAACGCTACGTAAACATCTCTGTATTCGGTAAAAAAGATAAAGGAGATTACCTTACGGCGCCGCTGGCCGACAGCACTTCACCTGAAAAGAAATGA
- a CDS encoding OstA-like protein has product MKKLFLLFYMLLTACFLYAQQPIIVDSAGQKQINIIHADKISFKKVDSLTEYQLLVGHVAVQQEKTLFYCDSAAINTKSNILEAFRKVHINDNDSLHIYSDYLKYLGKEKKAYLNGNVKLTDGKGTLTTSKLDYDLNTHIGNYYEGGKVVNGKTVLTSKEGFYYEDTRDVYFKKDVVLVDPEYTIKTDTLLYNTYTGIATFVVPTTIVSDSGRRTVRTKDGYYDTKTKKTYFGQRTEVWDKATFITADEMASEDSTGLYEARGKVIYRDTAQKVTLFANHLNGNRKNSSFLATEKPVMIIEQEEGDSLFVAADTMYSARLSDLKKYRTVPVITELSSQKDTAIPVKETAPVFEQAGNDDETVTDSLNMPPAGKPLAERKELPRLPRGKQSPPDSTQQPQQKLITQQDSTVTVKKDTADTLKDTLLTAAKRQAMAAKDSLIAMQDTVFSKDSATASDALAKKDAAMQKVVLADTSTFAGNDSTDRFFEAYYHVRIFSDSLQAVGDSLFYSGEDSAFRLFKQPVVWARESQVTGDTMYLYTQNKKPSRLYVFENALTVNKVGSNYYNQVKGRTINGYFKNGNMDFLRAKSNAESIYYAQDESNKFIGVNQATADIIDMYFQEKKPQKVVFRNNLVGTTYPMRQVNHEELKLRGFKWLEDQRPKSKYELFAD; this is encoded by the coding sequence TTGAAAAAACTCTTCCTGTTATTTTACATGCTGCTTACAGCATGTTTTTTATATGCACAACAACCGATTATTGTTGACAGCGCCGGTCAAAAACAAATCAACATTATACATGCAGATAAAATAAGTTTCAAAAAAGTTGACTCCTTAACCGAGTACCAGCTACTCGTTGGGCATGTGGCGGTGCAGCAGGAAAAAACATTGTTTTACTGCGATAGCGCGGCGATCAATACAAAATCCAATATTCTCGAGGCATTCCGGAAAGTACATATCAATGATAATGACAGCCTGCATATTTATTCAGACTACCTCAAATACCTGGGTAAAGAAAAAAAAGCTTACCTCAATGGCAATGTAAAACTTACAGATGGCAAAGGCACATTAACCACTTCCAAACTCGATTACGATCTTAATACGCATATTGGTAACTACTATGAAGGCGGTAAGGTTGTGAATGGCAAAACCGTACTTACCAGTAAGGAAGGTTTTTATTACGAGGATACTAGAGACGTCTATTTTAAAAAAGATGTGGTACTTGTAGATCCTGAATACACCATTAAAACAGACACTCTTTTATACAATACTTATACAGGCATTGCAACATTTGTAGTACCTACCACTATTGTAAGTGACAGCGGCCGACGCACAGTAAGAACAAAAGATGGCTACTACGATACCAAAACAAAGAAAACATATTTTGGCCAGCGTACCGAAGTGTGGGATAAAGCAACCTTTATTACCGCAGATGAAATGGCCAGCGAAGACTCTACCGGTTTATATGAAGCAAGAGGTAAAGTGATCTACAGAGATACTGCGCAAAAAGTAACGCTCTTCGCCAATCATTTAAACGGTAACCGTAAGAACAGCTCTTTCCTGGCAACAGAAAAGCCGGTCATGATCATTGAGCAGGAAGAAGGCGATTCCTTATTCGTCGCAGCAGATACGATGTATTCCGCACGTTTATCAGATCTTAAGAAATACCGTACCGTACCAGTTATTACAGAATTGTCTTCTCAAAAAGATACAGCCATCCCGGTTAAAGAAACTGCACCTGTTTTTGAACAGGCCGGTAATGACGACGAAACCGTAACAGATTCATTAAACATGCCACCGGCCGGCAAGCCGCTGGCTGAAAGAAAGGAACTGCCGCGGTTACCCCGCGGTAAACAATCGCCGCCAGACAGTACGCAACAACCACAGCAAAAACTGATTACCCAACAAGACAGTACCGTTACAGTAAAAAAAGATACTGCTGACACGCTAAAAGATACATTACTAACCGCGGCAAAAAGGCAGGCAATGGCTGCAAAAGATTCGCTCATTGCAATGCAGGATACCGTTTTCAGCAAAGACAGCGCCACCGCTTCAGATGCGCTGGCAAAAAAAGATGCTGCCATGCAAAAAGTGGTGCTCGCAGATACGTCCACCTTTGCTGGCAACGACAGTACAGACCGGTTTTTTGAAGCTTATTACCATGTGCGCATCTTCTCAGATTCATTACAGGCCGTGGGCGACAGCCTCTTTTACTCAGGGGAGGATTCTGCTTTTCGTTTGTTTAAGCAACCCGTGGTTTGGGCCAGGGAAAGCCAGGTAACCGGGGATACCATGTATCTCTACACGCAAAACAAAAAACCATCCCGCCTGTACGTTTTTGAAAATGCATTAACGGTAAATAAAGTAGGTAGCAACTATTACAACCAGGTAAAGGGCCGCACCATCAATGGGTACTTCAAGAACGGCAATATGGATTTTTTGCGTGCAAAAAGTAACGCAGAAAGTATCTATTATGCCCAGGATGAAAGCAATAAATTCATCGGCGTTAACCAGGCAACCGCCGATATTATCGACATGTATTTCCAGGAAAAGAAACCGCAAAAAGTAGTCTTTAGAAATAACCTTGTGGGCACCACCTACCCTATGCGGCAGGTAAACCACGAAGAGTTAAAACTCCGCGGTTTTAAATGGCTCGAAGATCAAAGACCGAAATCGAAGTACGAGCTTTTCGCCGACTAA
- a CDS encoding serine hydrolase: protein MKAASLFMCLFFFMAGHAQISETATQLDDVLTLLYKTDRFNGTVLYAEKGKVVYKKAFGITDCRTAEMLTTKSSFNLASVTKQFICVGILVLQEKGLLNIDDNIKKYIPELPYDSISIRNLMTHTSGLPEYFDLFQRYRGTLDTLTNDMLIKLFAQHKPAPAFRAGTGWSYCNTNYVLLASIIERVSGEAIKDFISVNITTPLGMHDTYVYTNLMRTIPANHVAGFTQVNGIKKLHDLTNLDGVVGDGNLYSSVEDLYKWEQSFYTGRLLKKHTIQQLFEPVTLTADSTYPYGFGWFIDSAGLYQHTGGWAGFRNIICRDVNNNRTLIILSSGDNASAIQAGKQVFIQRPYMVQPITLVTNVRLIDGTGTPARNAAVRIEGDRIVAVGSLKPFANETVIDGKGKILAPGFIDTHSHLEGSLKESPDAVAALNQGITTIVGGQDGEGDMIEEIKKTLHERPAAINVATYTGHTTIREKVLGPTQLSRTATAAEIVQMQQLLQEELSKGSLGLSSGLEYEGAFYSNRNEVIELAKTTAAAKGRYISHIRSEDITMADAIDEIITIGREANLPVQISHIKIALKDDWGTAGNLLAQLQLARANGIDITADCYPYNFWNSTLRVLFPKKDFTSMAGAKYATDHLFDADGSVLVRFAPDSTYKNKTIAAIAAIRNETPAQTLLYLVDAAEKYEQQHPGENAETVMGKAMSDDDITPFLSWQHSNICSDGAIGGHPRAFGAFTKLLGYYVREKKIMPLETAINKMTALAAEHVGIKERGIIAPGFYADLVLFDADSVKDRAGIKNPAALSDGIINVWVNGVLVYDHQQSTKKYPGVFVER, encoded by the coding sequence ATGAAAGCAGCTTCTCTGTTTATGTGTCTTTTTTTCTTTATGGCTGGTCATGCGCAAATATCTGAAACCGCAACACAACTGGATGACGTACTAACGTTGTTGTACAAGACAGATCGCTTTAATGGTACTGTACTATATGCCGAGAAAGGTAAAGTAGTGTATAAAAAAGCGTTTGGCATTACCGACTGCAGAACTGCGGAAATGCTTACCACAAAATCATCATTCAACCTCGCATCTGTAACCAAGCAATTTATATGTGTGGGCATATTAGTGCTCCAGGAAAAAGGCTTGCTGAACATAGATGATAATATAAAAAAATATATACCTGAATTGCCATACGACAGCATCAGTATCCGCAATCTTATGACCCACACTTCCGGTCTGCCTGAATATTTCGACCTCTTTCAGCGCTACCGCGGAACACTGGATACACTCACCAATGACATGTTGATAAAGCTTTTTGCGCAGCATAAGCCTGCACCTGCATTCCGGGCTGGCACCGGTTGGAGTTACTGCAATACAAACTATGTATTGCTGGCAAGCATTATTGAACGCGTAAGTGGCGAAGCGATTAAAGATTTTATATCAGTTAATATAACAACACCGCTGGGCATGCATGATACCTATGTGTACACTAATCTTATGCGTACCATACCCGCCAATCACGTTGCAGGTTTTACGCAGGTAAATGGTATAAAAAAACTGCATGACCTTACCAACCTCGATGGCGTTGTGGGCGATGGTAACTTATACAGTTCTGTAGAAGATTTGTATAAATGGGAGCAATCTTTTTACACCGGGCGGCTGCTAAAAAAGCATACAATACAGCAGTTGTTTGAGCCGGTAACGCTAACGGCAGATTCCACATATCCTTATGGCTTTGGCTGGTTTATAGATAGTGCAGGTTTGTACCAGCATACCGGTGGCTGGGCGGGTTTCAGAAATATTATCTGCAGGGATGTAAACAATAACCGTACGCTCATAATACTTAGCAGTGGTGATAATGCAAGTGCCATCCAGGCAGGTAAACAGGTGTTTATTCAACGGCCTTATATGGTGCAGCCAATTACGCTTGTTACAAATGTGCGGCTGATAGATGGAACCGGCACTCCTGCACGCAACGCTGCTGTTAGAATAGAGGGTGACAGGATTGTTGCTGTGGGTAGTTTGAAACCGTTCGCGAATGAAACAGTAATAGATGGAAAGGGCAAAATACTGGCACCGGGTTTTATAGATACGCATAGCCACCTGGAAGGCTCCTTGAAAGAATCACCTGATGCGGTTGCTGCGCTTAACCAGGGTATAACAACTATTGTGGGCGGGCAAGACGGGGAAGGTGATATGATTGAGGAAATAAAAAAAACACTCCATGAAAGACCTGCGGCTATAAATGTTGCTACCTACACCGGGCATACCACTATAAGAGAAAAGGTGTTGGGGCCAACACAATTAAGCAGAACAGCTACAGCAGCAGAAATCGTGCAGATGCAACAACTGCTGCAGGAAGAATTAAGCAAAGGTTCTTTAGGTCTTTCTTCAGGCCTGGAATATGAAGGTGCTTTTTACAGTAACCGGAATGAAGTGATAGAACTCGCCAAAACAACTGCTGCCGCAAAAGGCAGGTATATCAGCCATATACGCAGCGAGGATATTACGATGGCCGATGCAATTGACGAGATCATTACCATTGGCCGGGAGGCAAACTTACCTGTACAAATATCGCACATAAAAATAGCGCTGAAAGACGACTGGGGAACAGCCGGCAACCTGCTGGCTCAGTTACAACTGGCAAGGGCAAATGGTATTGACATTACAGCAGACTGCTATCCCTATAATTTCTGGAACAGTACTTTGCGTGTATTGTTCCCCAAAAAAGATTTTACCAGCATGGCTGGGGCAAAGTATGCTACCGATCATTTATTCGATGCAGACGGCTCTGTACTGGTAAGGTTTGCACCAGACAGCACCTATAAAAACAAAACGATTGCAGCAATTGCAGCAATACGCAATGAAACGCCTGCCCAAACTTTATTGTATCTGGTTGATGCTGCTGAAAAATATGAACAGCAACACCCGGGTGAAAATGCGGAGACGGTAATGGGCAAAGCCATGAGCGATGATGATATTACACCATTTCTTTCCTGGCAGCATTCCAACATTTGTTCTGATGGCGCCATCGGGGGGCACCCGCGTGCATTTGGTGCGTTTACAAAACTATTGGGATATTATGTGCGTGAAAAAAAGATCATGCCGCTGGAGACCGCCATTAATAAAATGACCGCACTGGCTGCTGAGCATGTTGGTATAAAAGAACGGGGTATTATAGCGCCCGGTTTTTATGCAGACCTTGTTTTGTTTGATGCTGATTCAGTAAAAGATCGTGCAGGTATAAAAAATCCTGCTGCTCTTTCTGATGGCATTATAAATGTTTGGGTAAATGGCGTTTTGGTATATGATCATCAGCAGTCAACAAAGAAATATCCGGGTGTATTTGTGGAACGTTAA
- a CDS encoding DinB family protein — translation MALSIINLLLKEMEQEAATTRKMLQRVPADKFGWKPHEKSMSMQNLATHIAELPSWSAMVLNTTELDFAGMDYTPAEVTTTEDILALYEKSYAEGRAALENAKEEDLLPDWTLRTGDKIHSVSSKYEVIRMSFSQTIHHRAQLGVYLRLLNIPIPGSYGPSADENDF, via the coding sequence ATGGCACTATCAATTATTAACCTGCTGCTGAAAGAAATGGAGCAGGAAGCTGCAACAACAAGAAAAATGTTACAACGTGTACCCGCCGATAAGTTTGGCTGGAAACCGCATGAAAAAAGTATGAGTATGCAAAATCTTGCCACACATATTGCGGAACTGCCCTCGTGGTCTGCCATGGTACTGAACACTACAGAACTTGATTTTGCAGGAATGGATTACACACCTGCAGAAGTTACAACCACTGAAGATATACTGGCGCTTTATGAAAAATCGTACGCAGAAGGAAGGGCTGCGCTTGAAAATGCAAAAGAAGAAGATCTTCTGCCAGACTGGACGTTGAGAACAGGAGACAAAATTCACAGCGTGTCTTCGAAATATGAAGTAATACGTATGTCGTTTAGCCAAACAATACACCACAGGGCACAACTGGGTGTTTACCTGCGGCTGTTGAATATACCAATACCGGGCAGTTATGGGCCAAGCGCAGACGAAAACGATTTTTAA
- a CDS encoding C40 family peptidase: MKRVHLLYLLCAMACVTSCKSFKATTTGPSSTAPRPRQTSNSAVFIDDISVTPGENRTSVTTSEPKKPVFNNRVVSASNVDIESVQGVQIRYATMLDVPVEALTNVPLLQDLDYWWGTRYCMGGSTQNCIDCSAFTQTVIKDVYAVQLPRTAEEQYNASTPIDYVDLREGDLVFFQTYGRTISHVGVYIANNKFAHASTSGGVMISDLNEEYWKKRYRAAGRVTK, translated from the coding sequence ATGAAAAGAGTACACTTATTATATCTTCTCTGCGCTATGGCTTGCGTTACCAGTTGTAAGAGTTTTAAAGCGACGACGACCGGCCCTTCTTCAACTGCTCCCAGGCCACGGCAAACCAGTAATAGTGCTGTCTTTATAGACGACATAAGTGTTACACCCGGCGAAAACAGGACATCTGTTACAACAAGTGAGCCCAAAAAGCCGGTGTTCAATAACAGGGTTGTTTCCGCTTCTAATGTAGATATTGAATCTGTACAGGGGGTACAGATCAGGTATGCTACCATGCTGGATGTACCCGTGGAGGCCCTTACCAATGTGCCTCTTTTGCAGGATTTGGATTATTGGTGGGGTACCAGGTATTGCATGGGTGGTTCCACACAAAATTGTATAGACTGCTCCGCATTTACACAAACTGTTATCAAAGATGTATATGCCGTGCAATTGCCCAGGACAGCAGAGGAACAATACAATGCGTCCACACCCATCGACTATGTCGATCTCAGAGAAGGTGATCTTGTTTTTTTTCAAACTTATGGCAGAACCATTTCTCATGTGGGGGTCTATATAGCCAACAATAAATTTGCCCATGCTTCTACCAGTGGCGGTGTTATGATCAGCGATCTGAATGAAGAGTATTGGAAAAAAAGATATCGTGCTGCGGGCAGGGTTACAAAATAG